A segment of the Fusarium musae strain F31 chromosome 2, whole genome shotgun sequence genome:
TGCTAAACGGACGCATATGTTGGCTGCCGATGCAAGGAGCCTGAGAAGGGCCGGttgacttcatcaaccaCCTATCCTATGAGATTGCCGAGCTCCATTATCTGGCTGATCGATGGAGCATGCCTTTCACACGGAAATACTCGCTCAAGGGGGGTCTGGGCTTTGGAAGGGAAATTTTACGACACTGTCAGATCACTGGAAAACGTCAAGGCAGCTGCAGGCTCGTCATACTGTCGCTTTACAGTAATGCCCGAGATGTTGCAGCTTTGCCATTTTGAGATCCGCCCCCAAACAACAAAACCCGATTGCAACACAAACTCACAATGTTCTGCAACCAGTGAAACCATGCTTCCCAATTTACCCGCATATAGGTGTTACAAGCCAGCTATGCATCATCGTCTCATTCGTTCTGTCGCAATGCTTCGCTGTGACCGAGGTACCATCGGCGTCATTGTCCACTCTGTGTTCCCCATGGAAGAGATTCTGTGGATAACCTCAGAGCTGACGTTTGCGGCTCGTGGTTGCACAATGCCCAGCGTCAGTCAGAAACACGGGAAAGCGGGTGTTACCCAGCTAgcggaggaaagaaaaattgggaccttgatcctaaacaataaaaatatttaggtaatttagcCTAAGTTTAGGGGACTCTCTACTAAGTTTATTGCAGCACCCTCTTTTCAAGTCTTGagctttcttgctccctgaggtcCAGCTATAGAGGGTGGAACTTCAGCCTTTGGCGATGGTATTGATTGTCCGATCATGCAGTCGTGCGGAAGTTAAGGCTGAGGGTCGGGGTTACGACCTAAACGAGAAGTCCTCTGCAGGTTGTTTCTTGAGTCGAATTAAATTGATACGGTCAGAAGAGGTACCGGTTCTGGTGCCGCTGTCACACCACGTGAAATACTATGGGTGGTCAGACTGGGAATTCTTCCCGATATTATGTGAAGAACCTCAGTTCATGGCCGAATATCCGTATATGAGAGTACCATTACTGCGAAATGATGAAAGAGCGCGGGGAAATGTCTTAGCCAAAGTCATGGGGGCACCTCCGCATGAGAGAAATCCCCCCCAAAGGCGACGGATATTGCGAGGAAATAGACCGGACTTCAACTCCATGACTCGGCCGAGAATATCTGAGCACGCCATGTTTAGGAAAGCGGGTGATCAGGCCGTTTCAAGAAAGACCCCTGCCCAATGAAATTGGCAGACCCATACGAGAAAGGGACCCTTTGCGAAGACAACGTGCCCTAGTGTCATGTAGGTCGACGGAGTTTATGGCTGAACCCGAACGCGAACGAGGAgccgaagaagagaagggggaggggggaagATGTGCTCCGGCCGAGGTTTGTTGCATCGGAAGAGGAGATCTCCAACAGATTTAGACAGAAACCCGAATTGGCGGAGGCCCTGTTACATTGCTTCAGCCTATGTTCAAGGATGTAGGGACAGCTCtgttttttctcttttctcttccctttttttctcCTTCTGTGCCTCATTTCACACCATATGACTCTCTTATGATTGCACACTGAACCCGTTTGTGTTGCCCCGAAGCGAGAACAGTTTCTCTCAGTTCGCGAAACAAACAAACTTGACTTTGTTCTCAAACGAGTATACACCTCGTTACTGGCGTATCTGAGGTCTTCCACCCTGTCTGTCCCGTTCACCCGTCTTGTCAGGCTATCTACCGCGCAAGTCgccccatcaacaacctcgtcTTCCACCGACAGCTTTTACGAAAATTGAACCTGGCCGACTTCAGGTGGAGAGGAACCACAGAATAGGATTTGCGAAAATCCGGGGAGACGAAACGCAAAATCTCCACCAGCATAACCTGGGAATTACCCAATACGGACTATCTCCGACTTCAACATACAGCTGAGACGTTCAAGATGAGTCGAGACGATGACTTGACTCGCGAAGAGTCAAGATCCCATGCCTTGACCCGCGAACCAACACGCGAAGAAAAGACGCGAGAGGCTATTGCCGAGGGTCACGATGCAGATATTCCTAGCAACATTGGCTTTATCCCCACGCCAGCAGACGAGCAAAGAAGAGCTAGTCTCACGAGTCATCGACGTGCAAGCCATGCAAGAGCCTCCCTGGAGCCAGAAAAACATGCCGAGGGTGATGACGtgagagatgaggaagaaggtggTTCGCAAACGCAGAGCGAGAGCGATATTGTTTGGTGGGATGGTGATAAGGATCGCCAGAATCCGTACAACTTTGCGACTTGGAAGAAGGTCCTCAATTGTGTGCTCGTGAGCGCGCTGACGTTCGTCACTCCCTTGGCTTCTTGTAAGTTACCTCTCTGTTCTATCTCGATGTCGCGGTCCTCGACGAGGACATGCTAACATGATGTAGCCATGTTTGCACCCGGTGTGCCGCAACTTATGGTCGAGTTCGGCAGCCAAAGTCGTGAACTTGCATCCTTCTGTGTGTCGGTTTATGTTCTCGGTTTCGCTGCAGGTCCTATGATCTTCGCTCCTCTATCGGAACTTTATGGACGTCAAATAGTCTATCACTGCTGCAACGTTGGCTTCATCGGTATGGAGTACATCCTCACTACCTCCAGACTTCTCTAACCCTCTCAGTGTTCGTTATTGCCTGCGCCAAAGCTCCCTCGCTGAGCAGCTTCATCGCATTCCGCTTCCTCAGTGGCACATTTGGCTCGACACCCATCACCAACGGCGGCGGTACAATCGCAGATATGATCGTTCAGGAGAAGCGAGGTGCGGCAATGGCGAGCTTCAGTATCGGTCCGCTTCTTGGACCCATCATTGGGCCAgtcgttggtggtgttaTCACTGATGCCCTAGGCTGGCGATGGGTATTTTGGATCATTGCTATCATATCCGGCGTCCTGTCCtctatcttcttcttcgcctctgAAGAGACCTACGCACCCGTCATTCTCGCACGAAAAACAAAGAGACTCCAGAAGGAAACAGGCAACGACCGCCTCCGATCTAAACTCGACGCTGGCCTCAGTCCCGCGGATTACTTCAAGCGCGGTATCCTTCGCCCATTCAAGATGCTCCTCTTCTCACCGATCTGCATCATTTGCGGTGTATACGTCGGTCTCGCATATGCATACCTCTACCTCCTCTTCACGAGTCTCACACCTCTGTTTATGAAAATCTACCACTTCAACACGGTTCACGCAGGCCTGACattccttggtcttggtgtggGTAGTATGATTGGTGTAGCATACTTTTCTGTCTCGAGTGACAAGTACATGAAAAAGAAGGCTGCAGCTACTAAGGAGCAAGGCATTGACGATCCCGCTGAATCAATGAGGCCTGAGAATCGACTCCCGCCCCTGAGGATTGGTGCCGTTCTGCTTCCAGCTGGTTTCTTCATTTACGGATGGACTGCTGAGTACCATACTCATTGGATTGCACCTATTCTTGGAACATGTGTTATTGGTGTCGGAAACCTGGTCATCTTCATGGTAGGCTCGTTGCTCTTTATCGTGAACCAGACTAACATATCACAGTCACTGCAGATGTACCTCATCGACAGTTTCACCATCTACGCAGCCTCCGCCCTCGCCGCCAACGCCGTTATGCGATCAATCGCCGGTGCATTCCTACCTCTCGCGGGACTGCCAATGTACGATAAACTCGGTATGGGATGGGGAAACAGTCTCTTGGGCTTCATCGCTGCTGCGCTAATCCCTGCGCCGTGGTTGTTCATCAAGTACGGAGAGCATTTGAGAAAGAAATTTGAGATCAAGGATTTATAGACTATAAAGTGGACAGAATGGCGATTCTCAGGCATACATAGAGGGAGCCCAGCATCTATTAGCATATTCATCTACGGAGTCATTTATTTGTTAGCCATACACTGCATTACCGCCTGAGCGAGACTGCTCCAATGGTTTTATAACGGAGCTCCAGATGAGGCGTTGATCTCACGCGCGAATGCATGGCCGTTGAATGCATGCAGCTGATGCGGCTCGAGCCGAACCGCCAGGGTCATGAGACaaaagacgatgatggaaaCTTGCTATCACGAAAGAGGTACCTTGTTAGGGAGCCCTTTCAGTGTTCATCTCACGATGCTGTACAACTGCGCAGCATTCACAAAATAACCACTTCAGCGACTGAACATGGATAACTTGAGTCGTCTCAATGGTCTAACTTTGTCACAAGAACTCTGCCGAAAAGCACGGCCAGTGTCATCTTACTATGACAGCCCCTGCGTATAAACACCGGCGCCTTAATCCACTAGACCTACAGTAACATTATTTACTATGATGTAATGAATAAAGAGTTACAAGCTACCTCAGTTTATATTAGATTTATCCAATGACTCAAGTCCCATGGGAAAGTTCTTTAGGCTCTATGCCATCTCTGAGTACCCTTCTCACCTCAGCACCTTATCCAAAGCTCATCTTGAAGGACCGACAATATCCCCCAAGTATCACAATCATGCCAGAATCGGTTGTCATCGACCCTTGATAAAGTCAGGCCACGCCTTTGTACACGGACCACAGAAAAGATAGACCCATAGGTGAGGAAAGAGAAcccaggaccttgatcctaaatggtAAAGACTCAGGCTAACTTAGCACAAGTTTAGGATAACTCTgctaaatttaggatacctGTTGCTGAGTTTACTTTGACACCCTATCTATATCAGGGCCTGATGTTTTCCTGCTCCTCGAGGCCCATCTCATCATATATCGTATCGTCAGGGATTAGTTAAGTAATGTACCCTTGAATCGATAGATCCGGACCCTAGCTCGGGGTCTTTCCATAGCTCAGCCCTTTAATCCTTGGCTGCATGTGCGGGCTGCGAGGCTTCGGATAGGCGGGTCGCTAGGGACGCATGTGTTGATGCGAGAGATGTACTGGACAGTACACGGCGGGATGTCGGCCTGGTACCCGTAGTGTTTGGTCATATCAGGTCTACGACTTACTCTCTTGGAGACGCAATTCACAGAGACAGATGACATGATGTATAGGGACTTGCCCTGTTTATTCCTTTACGTGACTCAGAACTCGTAAACCAGTACCCTAACCTTGGAAACAACCATTGCCCTGTCTATCATTACTAATTTCGCATTAAACAAATCCCCATCACTCCAGGTTCATCTTTAAGAGACTTTTATGCTTTACTGAAGCTGGCCAATGCCGAGGTGCTCGGGGTCAGCCTTGACGATTCGGAGGGTGTTGGTGTTACCCATGCCGCCCTTCCAGCCCTGGACAACGACAACGGTGTCACCGGGGGTGAGGACGTTGAGCTGAAGAGCGTTGTTGACGGCCCACTTGATTCGGCGATCGACATCCTCCTGCCAGTTAACCTGGGTGAAGTCGGGCTTGGTCTCGGGGAACAGGAAGGGGTACACGCCACGGTACAGATGGGCGAATCGAGATGTGGTGGGGCTTCGAGTGACCATGAAGATGGGGCACACGGGTCGGTACTTGGAAAGCATGCGGGCCGACTCTCCGGAGGTGGAGAGGACAATGATACCGCCAGCACCGAGATCGAGGGAAGCGCGGACAGCAGCCATAGCGCAAGACTCGACAGTGGAGACGGGTCGCTTGACGAGAGTGCACATCTCCTCGAAGTGAGAAACGTAGGGGATGGTGTTCTCGGCCTTGAGGCAAGTCTCGTGcatctccttgacagcctcagaGGGGTAGCTACCCTTGGCTGTCTCACCAGAAAGCATGACACAGTCGGCACCATCAGTGATGGCGTTACCGACGTCGCTGATCTCAGCACGGGTGGGGCGGGGGTTCTTGATCATGGACTCGAGCATCTGAGTAGCGCAGATGACGGGCTTGCCAGCGAGGTTGCACATGGcaatgagcttcttctgggcaGCAAACACCTCAGCAGCGGGAATCTCGATACCGAGATCACCACGGGCAACCATGACACCATCGGTAGCCTCGAGGATCtccttgaagttgttgagacCCTGTCGgttctcgatcttggagatgatcTGGATGTGCTTGCCCTTCTCGCCGAGAACCTCACGGATGTCATAGATATCCTGAGCGCGGCGGATGAAAGAGGCGAAAACCATGTCGACGTTGTTCTCAACACCGAACTTGAGATcggccttgtccttctcggAAAGAGCGGGAAGATCGACATCAGTGTTGGGCAGGTTGACACCCTTCTTGGAGCAGATAGCACCGTTGTTGCGGGCCTTGACTCGGATGGTCTTCTCGTCCTTGATCTCGAGGACGTCGAAAGCGAGAACACCGTCGTCGACGTAGATGACACGGCCGGGCTCAATGACATTGGTAATGTTCTTGTAGTCGACGTACCTACAAGAGTTAGCTTGAGGAGTTACACCGTTTCTATTGTACTCACATGTTCTTGTCGTCACAGGCGGTGGCATAAGAATCGTCGGTGGTGATGTTCATCTCGTGGCCAGCACTGATGGGAATATCCTCATCGTTGGGAGTGTTACCCGTTCGGATCTCGGGGCCCTTGGTATCAAGAGCAATGGCAACATTGCGACCAGCGTGGGTAGCCTCGGACTCACGAGCGTTGTCAATGACAGACTTGTGGTACTCGTATGATCCGTGAGAGAAGTTCATGCGGACAACGTTAAGACCGGAATCTCggagcttgttgatggccTCAACAGAGTTGGTCTTGGGGCCAATGGTgcagatgatggaggagcGGCGGTAGTTGCGCTGAGGTCGGAAAGCGGTGTCGAGGGAGGCAAGCCATGAGATCTTGCCTCCGAACTCGAGGTGGTCCTGAGCGGTAGCAGCCATGACGCTTTTGGAATGCTTGTGTGAGGGTTTCTGAGCCATTGTGAAAGAAGCGATTAGCAAATGTTGAGTAGTGGGTGGGATGAGCTTGGCGGGGTAGCTCTGGTGCGAAAAGAATGAAGACGTGAGGAATCCAGCCCAGAACAGTTGGAGAAGACGGGAAATATATGTCTCTCTCAATCAACTGATATCAGCAGCCAACAAGTagcagagaagaaagatCAGGTCGTTCTGCGGGCACTTGCTATGCAGGCCAACAGGGATGCATGCGTGAGCTGTAGGCAAAAAGTACATGGGGCTAACATGGATCTGATCTGACGTTAAGTGACGTGGTGGGAAAGGCGATAGTACTGGGGCGTGGCATTTCTCGGTGGGCAGAGCAGTCGGTGCGACACAGTCTGGCTGGCTTGGTTGGC
Coding sequences within it:
- a CDS encoding hypothetical protein (EggNog:ENOG41); this translates as MSRDDDLTREESRSHALTREPTREEKTREAIAEGHDADIPSNIGFIPTPADEQRRASLTSHRRASHARASLEPEKHAEGDDVRDEEEGGSQTQSESDIVWWDGDKDRQNPYNFATWKKVLNCVLVSALTFVTPLASSMFAPGVPQLMVEFGSQSRELASFCVSVYVLGFAAGPMIFAPLSELYGRQIVYHCCNVGFIVFVIACAKAPSLSSFIAFRFLSGTFGSTPITNGGGTIADMIVQEKRGAAMASFSIGPLLGPIIGPVVGGVITDALGWRWVFWIIAIISGVLSSIFFFASEETYAPVILARKTKRLQKETGNDRLRSKLDAGLSPADYFKRGILRPFKMLLFSPICIICGVYVGLAYAYLYLLFTSLTPLFMKIYHFNTVHAGLTFLGLGVGSMIGVAYFSVSSDKYMKKKAAATKEQGIDDPAESMRPENRLPPLRIGAVLLPAGFFIYGWTAEYHTHWIAPILGTCVIGVGNLVIFMSLQMYLIDSFTIYAASALAANAVMRSIAGAFLPLAGLPMYDKLGMGWGNSLLGFIAAALIPAPWLFIKYGEHLRKKFEIKDL
- the PKI1 gene encoding Pyruvate kinase (EggNog:ENOG41~BUSCO:EOG09261QXC) yields the protein MAQKPSHKHSKSVMAATAQDHLEFGGKISWLASLDTAFRPQRNYRRSSIICTIGPKTNSVEAINKLRDSGLNVVRMNFSHGSYEYHKSVIDNARESEATHAGRNVAIALDTKGPEIRTGNTPNDEDIPISAGHEMNITTDDSYATACDDKNMYVDYKNITNVIEPGRVIYVDDGVLAFDVLEIKDEKTIRVKARNNGAICSKKGVNLPNTDVDLPALSEKDKADLKFGVENNVDMVFASFIRRAQDIYDIREVLGEKGKHIQIISKIENRQGLNNFKEILEATDGVMVARGDLGIEIPAAEVFAAQKKLIAMCNLAGKPVICATQMLESMIKNPRPTRAEISDVGNAITDGADCVMLSGETAKGSYPSEAVKEMHETCLKAENTIPYVSHFEEMCTLVKRPVSTVESCAMAAVRASLDLGAGGIIVLSTSGESARMLSKYRPVCPIFMVTRSPTTSRFAHLYRGVYPFLFPETKPDFTQVNWQEDVDRRIKWAVNNALQLNVLTPGDTVVVVQGWKGGMGNTNTLRIVKADPEHLGIGQLQ